From Gottschalkiaceae bacterium SANA:
TCCAGTCGCAATCACATTGTCAACAGGTAGTAAAAGTTTTACACCCTTCTTCTCTGCTTTTGCCAATAGTGATTTCGCCAATTCTACCTTGTCCGCTTCTAGAAGTGAATTTCCTACAGTCCATCCTTTGGCTACAAAGAATGTGTAGGCCATACCACCACCAATAATCAATGTATCGACCTTATCCAATAAGTTTTCGATCACACCAATCTTGTCAGATACTTTCGCGCCACCCAAGATAGCAACAAAAGGACGTTCTGGAGCTTCCATCGTTTTACCCATTACATCAATTTCTTTTTTAACCAAGAAACCCAATGCTGAAGGCAGAAGTGATGAAACACCAACGTTCGAAGCATGTGCGCGGTGCGCAGTACCAAATGCGTCATTGACATATAAATCAGCAAGAGAAGCCAATTCCTTAGCAAACTCTTGACCGTTTTTCGTTTCTTCTTTGCGGTATCGTGTGTTTTGCAACAACAATACGTCGCCATCTTTCATTCCAGCAACCATTGTCTTTGCATTGACACCAACCACGTCTGCATCATCGGCAAACAATACGTCTTTTTTCAAGAATTCGCCCAAGCGAACCGCTACGGGTGCAAGAGTAAATTCAGGCTTCGCCTCGCCTTTTGGTCGACCCAAATGCGACATCAAGATGACTTGCGCTCCATTTTCAATTAGATATTGAATTGTTGGCAACGCGCCTTCAATACGAGCATCGTTAGTAATTGCGCCATCTTTCATCGGTACATTGAAATCGCATCGCACAAGTACTTTCTTACCCGCTACAGCTAAATCAGTAACAGATTTTTTATTCAACATGTGTGAGTCACTCCCATTCTTTTATTTTCATGGCAAAACCGGTTATGTATTTCTACATAACCGGATTCTCCAAGATGTCCTTATTATTCGATTCTTCCGTTCTCTATAGACCTTGTTTTGTCATGTAGATCGCTAGATCGATACAACGGTTTGAATATCCCCACTCATTATCGTACCATGATACGATTTTCAACATTTTGTCGCCAACCATCATTGTAGACAATCCGTCAATAATTGAAGAGTTAGGATCTTTTCTGTAGTCCATTGATACCAATGGCTCATCAGAATATGCCAAGATCCCTTTCAAGTCGCCTTCTGCCGCTTCTTTCAAAGTAGCATTAACTTCTTCTTTTGTTGTTGCTGTTTTTAATTCAAATACAATATCAACAACTGAAACTGTTGGAGTTGGAACACGCATTGCCATTCCATCAACAATTCCTTTCAATTCAGGAACAACCAAACCTACAGCTACTGCTGCGCCTGTTGATGTTGGAATAATTGATTCTGCTGCCGCACGTGCACGACGCATATCTGAATGATGTGCATCCAAGATGTTTTGATCATTTGTGTATGAATGAACAGTTGTCATCAAACCTTTTTCAACACCGAACTTGTCAACAATAACTTTTGCAAATGGTGCCAAGCAGTTTGTTGTACAAGATGCGTTTGACACGATGTTGTGTTTCGCTGCATCGTAATCTTTTTCGTTAACGCCCATTACAACAGTAATGTCTTCGCCTTTTGCTGGAGCGGAAATGATAACTTTTTTCGCGCCTGCAGTGATATGCTTGCTAGCGCCTTCAAATGTACGGAATACGCCAGTTGACTCGATTACGATATCAACTCCTAGCTCTCCCCAAGGAAGGTTCTCTGGATTTCTGTCAGAAACGACTTTGACTGTCTTGCCGTTGATCACCAAGTTGCCATCAACAACTTCTACTGTTCCGTCAAATTTACCCATCAAAGAGTCATACTTGAACAAGTGTGCTGCTGTTTCTACACCTGACATGTCGTTGATCGCTACAATCTCGATCTCCTCTACGTTGCGTTCAAATGCTGCTCGTACTACATTTCGACCGATACGGCCGAAACCATTGACACCCACTTTAATTGCCATGAATGTTGCCTCCTTATATAGACCATTTATTTGAAGTAATTGACAATCAATTACTTTCCCCCAAGTTCAATAATTCTCTTTGCAGCACCTTCGTCGATTACCAAAATAATCTCTTTTCGTAGGGCAGAAAGGCCATAAATTGCCTCTGCTTTTCCACTACCACAGGCCACTGCAATGGCGTACGGGATTCGCTGATACTCATCTAACGTAATTCCAATGGTATTAGAATCCTTAATAACTTTACCCCGTACATCAAAATAATACCCAAAAGCTTCTCCAACTGCACCCTGATCCCATAAATCTTTTTGTTCTCGATCAGAAAGCTTTCGTCTTCGCGCCATTTGATCGGCGCGGCCAATTCCAAAAAGTAAAATATTCAAAGCGTTTAAATCCGAAACCAAGTTCATAATTTCAGGCTCCTGCATTAAACTTTCTTTTGCATTGGAACTAATATTGTCTGGCACATGCAACAATCGATAGCTTCCACCAAGCTTTTCAGCAAGACGAGCCGCAATATGATTGGACTGCATTTCCATACTTCCGCCAATACCACCGCGGGCTGGTATTACCCTGGTGTTTGACAATCCCTTTTGCCGGGTCATCTCTAACATAACCTGATAGATCGTCGCGCCCCCGGTTACCCCTATTGTCATATGATCCTTCACAACATCCTTTAAGGTCACTGCCGCTGCCTTAGCCGCGTCTCGCAAGACCAAAGAATCCTGATCCCAATCACCGGGAATTACAATTACTTGTGCAATTTTTAACGTGTCTTTTACTTTCAATTCAAGGGTTTGCATCCCCCGCATATCGTGAATCATATGTTCTAGCTGCTGATATATTTCTGCCCCATAAGGCGTGATCATAACACCTGAAGACTGAATATCCACCAAACCTTGTTGCTGTAAAACCTGTATCTCAGCCCGGATGATCCGCTCACCTATCGATAAATTCGATGCAAGTGTTCGGCGTCCGATTGGCCCATGATACTTGATATTTCTCAAAATCTCAAAGCGTTTA
This genomic window contains:
- a CDS encoding phosphoglycerate kinase: MLNKKSVTDLAVAGKKVLVRCDFNVPMKDGAITNDARIEGALPTIQYLIENGAQVILMSHLGRPKGEAKPEFTLAPVAVRLGEFLKKDVLFADDADVVGVNAKTMVAGMKDGDVLLLQNTRYRKEETKNGQEFAKELASLADLYVNDAFGTAHRAHASNVGVSSLLPSALGFLVKKEIDVMGKTMEAPERPFVAILGGAKVSDKIGVIENLLDKVDTLIIGGGMAYTFFVAKGWTVGNSLLEADKVELAKSLLAKAEKKGVKLLLPVDNVIATGFSNEAEFKTVASNEIPEGWEGLDIGAASIALFEAEIANAKTVVWNGPMGVFEMSNFARGTFAVAEALTQTDALTIIGGGDSAAAVIQSGYADKMSHISTGGGASLELFEGKVLPGIDAINEK
- the gap gene encoding type I glyceraldehyde-3-phosphate dehydrogenase, which codes for MAIKVGVNGFGRIGRNVVRAAFERNVEEIEIVAINDMSGVETAAHLFKYDSLMGKFDGTVEVVDGNLVINGKTVKVVSDRNPENLPWGELGVDIVIESTGVFRTFEGASKHITAGAKKVIISAPAKGEDITVVMGVNEKDYDAAKHNIVSNASCTTNCLAPFAKVIVDKFGVEKGLMTTVHSYTNDQNILDAHHSDMRRARAAAESIIPTSTGAAVAVGLVVPELKGIVDGMAMRVPTPTVSVVDIVFELKTATTKEEVNATLKEAAEGDLKGILAYSDEPLVSMDYRKDPNSSIIDGLSTMMVGDKMLKIVSWYDNEWGYSNRCIDLAIYMTKQGL
- a CDS encoding sugar-binding domain-containing protein, translating into MSSLLKLAKVVVPEILPLLDKRFEILRNIKYHGPIGRRTLASNLSIGERIIRAEIQVLQQQGLVDIQSSGVMITPYGAEIYQQLEHMIHDMRGMQTLELKVKDTLKIAQVIVIPGDWDQDSLVLRDAAKAAAVTLKDVVKDHMTIGVTGGATIYQVMLEMTRQKGLSNTRVIPARGGIGGSMEMQSNHIAARLAEKLGGSYRLLHVPDNISSNAKESLMQEPEIMNLVSDLNALNILLFGIGRADQMARRRKLSDREQKDLWDQGAVGEAFGYYFDVRGKVIKDSNTIGITLDEYQRIPYAIAVACGSGKAEAIYGLSALRKEIILVIDEGAAKRIIELGGK